The DNA region CTCCCGTGCTGTGGCAGCGTCGCGTGATTTCCCATCGGctgttctcccttctcaCCTGGCTTCCCCTCCAGGGTTCGCCTTTAACATCTCTGCCACGTGTTTCTTTGTTGcgtctttcgctgtctcggctcAGGCTACTGCTTCAACACGAAAGTGTCCGATTCCTTGTCGCTCAACCGCTCCGTCCCGGAGTTCGCCTCCAATTACTGCCGCGACCAGCGGCCTCTCTTCGAGAACATGACGCCTCCAAGCGCTGGACAGCAatggaagcagagagaacccgagaaaaaaccgCTGTCTCCACAGGCACCCGGCGATGGGATCCTCTCACCGACTGCACAGACAGGTGCGGGGTTCAGCGGAAGGCTACGTTCCTGCGGGTTTCTGGCGTCTTTTCCATTCCGTCTCCAGTGTTTCTTGTCCAGCTCTCGCGCCGACCTCGCCGCCCTTTGCAGTCTCCACGTGCTCTGCTTTCTCCCGACCCTCTCGTTGTCTCgtgcgccgtctcgtctctccacgcctTCGCCTGTGCACCCGTgtgttttgcatgcgccggcgaATCGGTTGCGCGCTTGACAGCTTGGCGTCCCGTGGTTCTTCCCGGTCGAATCCGCGCCTCATCCTCTCTCTTGGATTCGTTTGTGTgcagagggagggaaagccTCGGCGGCCAGCCCGACAGAAGGCTATCTTCCAGACACCAGCGTGGTTATTGTTTTTCACAACGAGAACTTGAGTGTCCTCTTGCGCTCGATCCACTCGGTCTTGAATCGCACGCCCCCAGCCCTGCTGAAGGAGATCATCGTTGTGGACGATTTCTCGGACAAACAAACCCATCCGTGGTGAGTCCTGGCTCGGGAATGGGGCGGatcgttcccttcttttAGCCGCGTGTAGGTCACCGCGCCGTCCAGGCTCGACGTCTTTGCGCGGCCCTcgaccgcatgcagcgaatgGAGGGGTTGGCTCGAGTGGGTATTGCGCTCGCGATGCCCTCGCGAGGAAACTGTTCggcctttctccgccttcttaCCGTAGGCTCGGCAAGCAACTCGAGGACTACATTTCCGGCACGTTGCCCAAGACGCGCCTCCTGCGGCTCCTCCAGAGGCGAGGACTGATGGTGAGCGGTTTTTGAAAGGCGCAAAGGCGTTTTTCTCAGGGGCAACAAAAAAAAAAGCCTGTCCCGCAAGCagacatgtgcatgcacgacaGCCGGACTCGTCTGGGGCATCTGAACTGCCAGTGCAGTCCGGTGATTTTCGGGAGGAgctcgtcgtcgtcgcgtGCGGTCCCAGGTCTCGGCCTCGGGGGATTCCCGGGCAAGGATTCTGTGTTTCAGAATAATTCcagtttccctttctgcagCGGGGGAGTCGCAGGAGTCCGCTAGACGGCCGACCCCTGCTCTTTGTTTCGTGTTTCCTTGCTTTCCTATATaccccttcccttcctcctcgtgtATTTCGATGCCGAAAATCacccctcctttcctctctcgtttccgcctcttccgtcCGGTGGCAATCACGCTTGTCCGTGTTCagctttctctgtcgcgtgtGCGTACACGGCTGCGCCTTCTGGAGCGTGCAGCCGCCAAGTGCGCCttgccgttttctcctttttgccGTTTCGTTTGTCAGGGCGCGAGAGCAGCTGGTGCAGCAGCAGCCACGGCACAGACGGTGACCTTCCTCGACAGCCACATCGAGTGCATGCCCTACTGGCTTCAGCCCTTGCTGTTCCACGTCAAACAGGACTGGCGGCGGATCGCCATGCCTCTCATTGCCACGATCGACGCCGACAACTTCCGCATCAAGGTACAGCGCGGCAGCATCTCTGGAGCTGCAGAGGCGTTTCTTGTGCATGCCTTTcagcgtgtgtgtgtatataggTAGCGGtgagcgtgtgtgtgtgtatagaTAGCGCGTCCGCGCATGCGGAGGTACGGACTCGTGAGTTTGGTGCCTCTGTGCACTATTCGTCGTGTGCCTTGACGGGAGGGGGTGCCAAGCCCTGTGCAAGATCCACGCGGATGTCCGTGCGAGCGTTTCTACCCCACTGCatccgtgcatgcacgcatatatatatatatatatatatatatatatatatatatacatgtatgcatataaatatacatatatatatatatttgtgcatatttgtatataGTCTACGCATTTTggatggagacagagagcgccgCCAGAGGTGCGTGTACGGGAGTGGAGCACTAGGCGGTGTAGTTGGGGACCTTTGTGTTTGTCACGTTCACGTTTCGCTCGGATTTCTGTTTTTGTAGGATGGAGGCTTGAAGACTCTGGCCTTCACGTGGGGCATGAGCCATCACCACATTCACGACAAGATTCGCCATCGCATCGAAAAACTTGGGCAAGACGAATCTGCGAAGAATCCAGATGCACCGACTATGTCGCCCATCATGGCTGGTGGTCTTTTCACCGTCACGAAGGCATGgtaggcgagagacggccgaGGCGGGGCGGGCGCGGGGgcaaagagcgaaagagaggaagcacgagaggggagaaggacggaggcggaaggcggAAGGTCTCGGCGAGACTTCCTCTGGAGGAATATGCTGATCAGCGGATTTAATGTGCAGCGTTCACCCCCCAATACCTCCACACCAGTCAACTCCCCCGCGGGAGAGGGGCGCGCAAGGCAAAAAGGAATAAGCcgtgttttttcctgtccTCTCTGTGGTTCTTTGTGAGGACGGACCTCTGTTTGGACAGAGGAACCTCCGTCTGCTGCGAGAGAAGGGCCGTGTGTCGACaagggagggagacaaaaaacagtGTCCATACAGCCGAGCATGAAAACgacgaaaggaaacaaaggtCCGGGAGCTCGCGGcggttttcgtttctcagACGCTCAGGCGTATCGCGGGGCTTTTCGTGTTCTGTCCAGGTGGAACACACTGGGCGGCTACGACAAAGAAATGCAGATCTACGGTGGAGAAGAATTCGAGATTTCCTTCAAAACGTGGATGTGTGGAGGTGCTCTCCACTTGATCCCGTGCAGCCGAGTTGGTCATGTTTTCAGGAGCAACGAATTCTGGCAAGGTacgtctttcgctcttcttccgctcgtGTCTCGCGAGTTTCCTGTTCCCTCCTGATTGGCTCTGTCGTTCCCCTTCTTGTGGCctcgctgtttttttcctcttgtctctcttaCATCTCGAGCTCactcccttcttttctcctctcgctttcaaaaactccttttcttttcgttgTTCCTGCGCCTTTTCGCGAGTCTCCTACTTTCGCTTCGTCGCTCGGCTCCCCCGTGGCTCTACCTACCGGTCGCTTCCGcgtgctcttctcttttgcgtgGGTCTTcatctcgtctttcctctcgctctgaCCTTCCTCGTCACTGTGTCATTCCACCTGCTGGGTGTTCGCTCCATTTCacgccgcgtttccgccaGTTCCTGTTCGACTCGtccgtcgtctcctgtctcctccgtcatccgtgtcttctccggtctgtcctttcttcccggtCGCATCTCCTCCCGTTGCTTCCCCGTCCAGGCCAAGTGTACCCGGTCCCAGGCTCGGTGATTCACCGCAACAAACTGCGCGCGGCTCACGTCTGGATGGGCGAGTACGCGAGAATTGTTGAGCTCGTCGTTCCCCGGCTGCCGCAGGGTCAGTCTCTGGGGGACTTGACAGAGCTGAAGGCGCTGCGCGACCGGCTTCAATGCAAGGACTTCAACTGGTACTTGGAAAACGTCTATCCCGAGCTGGAGCCGCCAAATGTGGCGCATGCACTGACCGGCGCGATGCGGAATCCAAAGTTCAACTGCTGTGTGGACACCCTCACAACGAAAAACCAAGAAATCGGCGTCTACCCGTGCCACTTTGAACACGGCACCCAGGTACTGAAACGGCTGTGACAGAGTCCAGAGACCGCTCGAAAAACAGTCCTTTGTAGTCTTCCAGCGGTTTCCCAGGTTTTTCGCCCGACAGGCTCTTTCCGTCGTCGCTGATCACCACGCGAGGCGAGCTCCTCTCTTCGAGATATGCACTTGCATCAACAGtggcatatatgtatatatatatatatatatatatatgtgtacggCTCTCGCTAAGAGGTCCACGCGCTTGCATGTATTGGTCAGGTATATTTGCGTCGCGtccgttcgtcttcttttggCCGTTTTTGAGGCGGAACGCCCTctgcttgtcttcttctcggtccTTTGCGGCAGCGGGGTCCGGCGCTCTGCATGGCTCACACGCGTGCCGCGACTGTTTGTTTTGtcctctcgtccttttttTGTTCTCTGTTTGCTTTTCAGGCGTTCCTCTATGGCAAGGACACTCACATGCTCCGAGTCGCCGAACACAATTTCGAACTGTGTGTGTACGGGAATCCAAAGAAGCGGCGCTTGCCTGAGAGATCCTGCACTGAAGACCATTCTGGGCAAGGCCTGAGCCGTTATTGGTTGTACAAGGAAGACACGAAGCAGATGCAGTTGCTGGATGCAGAGAACAAAGACGTGCACCCAGACgacctctgcatgcaggccgTGCAGGTTCAGACGTCGAAAAGTCCGTTTGACCTCGTTCTTGCGAAATGCGATCCCAATCGAGAGGACCAGCATTTCGTTTTTGTTCCTTAGACCAGACGAAACGGGGGCAGCGCAGATTGACTGTGCGAGGGAACGGGTCTTTCGTGGGCGACGCGTCGCGGAGTCTCAGTTGCAGTCAGGTGCACGGTAAGTTCCCCTGCTCGCAGGCGTAGCTTGTCGAGAGCGGTTTTTTTTGAGTTGCTGCGACGTCCAGGAACGGACTTGCTTTGCCagcgcgaaggaagagcgcCCATAGGGCCGTACTTTTTTAGAGAAACAATGCACACTCTAGGCCAGGCTTTCGTGTGGCGTCTGACCGACCCGAAAGGGAGCGAAACATCTAGAGCAAAAGAGCGGAGTCGCATTTGCCAGAAATGTACCAAATTGGCATCCACGCAGTGGCGGAGGGTCCATGCCGATGGAATCAGAGGGACGGCTCGCGTTTTCAAGATGCGTGCGCAGAGTCGCCATTCTGCTGCGCCCAGGCAGGATTTTTGACTTCTCGGGTTGAGGTGAAGTGCGCCTCCACAGGAAGGAGCGGAGAAAGTCCTGAAGGGGAGACTCCCTTTTTTGTCCCTGTTCGGGGCTCCACAGGTTGGGGTCCTGGGTGGCCCGTAGACACGTCCAGGGGGGTCGTTTACGATGAAACCATCGTTCAGAAAACCAGCTCTTGTAAATCGCAAAAGACACAAAACTGAGGTCTGTTGACACTATCGCAGGAAGCCCTCAGCGGTTTTGGGGCTACACCGCCGCTTTTGTCTTGCCTGTGGTGTCGCCAGATGGCGCTCTTGGCTCCACTACTTCAGCGTACAATTGTTTTTTGGAAGACTAGCGACGCCGACTGCGGTTCTGACTGCAGTTTAAGGAGGAAAAGCGTCGGGTTCATCCCCGTTGCTTGCCACTCTTTAGTCAAACCAGCTGCAGTGTCTGTAATTTAGTGTGTACGCATATAAAAAGCGACGCATGATTCAGGAGTTACGTCCTACCCTGTGCAGGAGTATTTGCCAGGAGATCAAATGACTATGTCTTTCGGCTCCGATGGTTCCAACTGCGTTCCATGCCGACAGATGGTATGCGTTGCCacgctcgcctcgctttcATGTTACAAGACAGGCGCATGAATTCCGACATCTAGCCGAGGAAGTACAGTTTCACGAAGGCCAGTGAGCTCGTCTCAGCGCGGAACTGCGCGATGTTGGGAAAAAattcttttcgctctctttaGAAGTAAACTGTACAGGCAGGCACTTGTGCAGCTATGTACACTTGGTGACGCAGCACGAGTCGCCATTAAAAAGaccgagaagcagagacgtcAGGGCTGTGAGGAAAcccacgaaaaagaagaaaataCCGGAACAGTgcgagaacgcgcgagaaacaggacAGCTAGTCGCGCacacgagaggcgaaacgtgAGTCGACAGCGTAGTgcagaggtggagagaaaaggcgatagcacaaaaggagacgaaatatcacaaaaggagacgaaagagaactTTCGCAAGACCGTCGCCCGCGGCTGTCGAAGAGGCCTCTGCAGATCTTGTTTGTCGGGCTCATCGCCTTCCCTTTGAATTTCCAATGAAAATGGAGAATCCTCCGTTCGAATCTCGAATGTCGCAGTTTCCAGATTCCTAGTTGTGCTGCGTTTTGCACTCGTGTTGAGTGTATGGATGCCAGTAGAACGCCGTTTCACGTTGCGTTCGCTTTACGCAGAGACACTGAGCGTGGTCCATTTTCTAACGCGGTACTAGAGCGGtccttcgtccttctttctcgctctctctgcgctccccAGATGCATCGAGTCCGGTCCTTTCCCGAGAACCCGTCGGGAAACGGTTTTgtgccgcgtctctcctttctctcttccgaaCTCTCGCCGACCACCACCTCTCGCCGCGGCTCTCGCAGCACCGGTCGACAGTCCCGCTTGAGACCTGGTccgaagcgaagacgaggactgGTTCGCAGTTCGCGCAGACGGTCCCAGCCGATTTCCACGTCCGTCAGGCGgcgcccgcgtcttctgggGCACTAGGAGTCGAACGCTCCCAGTTCTGCGCACACCGCcagagtggagagacacaggagcgGGAGATACCTCGCATCCCAGTTCAAATCAAAGAAGGAACGGCGAGCCGGAACAAAGGCAAAACGGGTCGCGGGCCGAAACCCTGACGAATGGGCTCACAccagagacggcgccgggagacagagatggCGACaacttccgtttctctttcctgtcccgGGACCAGAGCAAACGTTCAGGCTGAGAAAACGCTCCCACGGGAGGCGACGCTCAGAGGCGATTCTGGACGATGTTCAGCTGGCCACCCGAGTCTGTTCCCCGTTTCGGCACGCGCTCTgaggcggcgcctctccatcCTAAACAggctcctccgtctctcacCTCGCATTGACATCGACGAGACGCAGGTAGCGCAGCGTGGACAGCTTAGCTTCGCCTAAAGTTTCGGAAAATACaacggcgaggcggacgCACGGGACACACACATATTAAATAccccagagagaaaacacgcaaaAAATAACAAAGGTGCTCGAGTGCTGTGTCGTGAAACGTCCACTTGCcagcacgagagaaacgcccgGCTTTACCATTTACCTGTTTGGCCGACGACCCTGAAATTCATTTGGTTCAGCTCTTTGATTGTCGTGGAAGTgccttctttgcctttctcgtAGCGCATGTGGtggagacagtggaagagCGCGTTGACGTCGCCGAGCCGCGCCCTTCGACGCGTCAACGCAGGTACTCGTTCAAACACAGAAGCAGGAATCTgcaggcgaaaaaagagcaAAAAAAGTCTCCAAACGGTGTTTTGGGGGAAACCATCACAGGTGTCATGACAAGTGGGAAAAGGGATCGCGATTCCGAGGAATCGATcaggcggaaagaaaaaaccgaaGACACGTCTGCGTCTGCGGCttccgtatatatatatatatatatatacataattatgcattcatatatatatatatacataacTGTGTATTCATATATGCAGAGTTACACGTGTTTGTCTGCCGAATGGATACACACATACCACTGGATATTCTACACGAAATCCCAGTTGGAAGCAGCGAACGAAGATATCATTGGGTGAGGCAACCAGCTGACAAAAAGACCAAATCCATGAGGCCGCTGCATCCCGGGTGGTGTTTGAGAAGGCccctttccgcttcttcacaCAAACCAAATTACAGTGTTTTTCGCGAGGCCAGCTTGCGTCGACCACGCCCGAAACTCCTCTTGCTTCACCAAACGgtctctttctttgctttctgcTCCGAGCAATGGCAAGAG from Neospora caninum Liverpool complete genome, chromosome VIIb includes:
- a CDS encoding UDP-N-acetyl-D-galactosamine:polypeptide N-acetylgalactosaminyltransferase T1; protein product: MEEPSDTVTGKNRDVCGAFSRICRSPWRPAFSPRARNGAASPPYPISRCVCGALLTAFLLILFMILFLYPVSLSPGAQNMLWQASRNTFPGWLAGAPGVRPAGGGGFPASADTPDGVIRAIGLPQIQDWKPLQRRERQITQLGFEGGRYGDAPAFIVEPELVHEVNPGVDEDHLHGLVGILDDGTLAWNPKPIFFKLTKEQKRMAHKGYCFNTKVSDSLSLNRSVPEFASNYCRDQRPLFENMTPPSAGQQWKQREPEKKPLSPQAPGDGILSPTAQTEGGKASAASPTEGYLPDTSVVIVFHNENLSVLLRSIHSVLNRTPPALLKEIIVVDDFSDKQTHPWLGKQLEDYISGTLPKTRLLRLLQRRGLMGARAAGAAAATAQTVTFLDSHIECMPYWLQPLLFHVKQDWRRIAMPLIATIDADNFRIKDGGLKTLAFTWGMSHHHIHDKIRHRIEKLGQDESAKNPDAPTMSPIMAGGLFTVTKAWWNTLGGYDKEMQIYGGEEFEISFKTWMCGGALHLIPCSRVGHVFRSNEFWQGQVYPVPGSVIHRNKLRAAHVWMGEYARIVELVVPRLPQGQSLGDLTELKALRDRLQCKDFNWYLENVYPELEPPNVAHALTGAMRNPKFNCCVDTLTTKNQEIGVYPCHFEHGTQAFLYGKDTHMLRVAEHNFELCVYGNPKKRRLPERSCTEDHSGQGLSRYWLYKEDTKQMQLLDAENKDVHPDDLCMQAVQVQTSKSPFDLVLAKCDPNREDQHFVFVP